The DNA segment TCGCGTTGACTGGCGCGACACCGGTCTTCGCCGACATCGAACTGGACCACTACTGCCTCGACATTGCCCACGTCGAGTCGCTGATCACCGAGCGCACCAAGGGCATCATGCCCGTGCACCTGTACGGACACCCGGCCAACATCGTCGCGTTCCGTGCCCTCGCTGATAAGCACTCCATCGCCCTCTTCGAGGATGCTGCCCAGGCCCACGGTGCGGGGCTGGATGGCCGCAAGGTGGGTACCTTCGGCGACTTCGCAATGTTCTCCCTGTACCCCACTAAGAACATGACCTCGGGTGAGGGCGGAATGGTGTCCACCGGCGACGCGACCATCGAACGGAACCTTCGTCTGCTGCGCAACCAGGGCATGGAGAAGCAGTACGAGAACGAGCTGGTCGGGTTCAACGCCCGGATGACCAACCTGCACGCAGCGATCGGGCGTGTCCAGCTGACCAAGGTCATGGGCTGGACCGCGCAACGCCAGGCCAACGCGGCGTTCCTGGACGCCAACCTCACCGGTGTCCGCACGCCCGTGGTTGCTTCCGGCGCCGAGCACGTCTACCACCAGTACACCGTGCGGGTGGATGGCGGCGCTGCGGAACGCGACCGTCTGGCGGCTGCCCTCAAGGAGGACTACCAGATTGGATCGGGCGTGTACTACCCGATCCCTAACCACCGCCTGCCGTCCTTCACCAGGGAAGAAGACCTCCCCAACACCGAAATTGCGGCTAAGGAAGTGCTGTCCCTGCCGGTGCATCCTTCTCTGGACCAGGAAGACCTCGAGCGCATCGTCGCTGCGGTCAACGCGCTCACGACGGCAGGAGCCTGAGCATGGCGGATCTTAGAGTCGGCCTGATCGGCCTCGGGATGATGGGGCGCCACCACGCCCGGGTCATCAGAGAACTCGATGGCGTGGAATTGGTCGCGGTAGCCGACGCTTTCGGTGACCCTCATGGGGTGGCGGGCACGCTTCCGCTCTGCGGCTCGGTGGACGAGCTTATCGCCCAGGGCATCGACATGGCGGTCTGTGCCGTCCCCACCGGCTTGCACGAAGAGGTGGGACTGGCGCTGGCAGCAGCGGGTATCCACACAATGGTTGAGAAGCCTATCGCCTCGACCATCGAAGGCGGCCAGCGCCTCGTCGACGCGTTCGAGGCCGCGAACCTGGTGGGCGCTGTCGGACACATCGAGCGGTTCAATCCGGCGCTGCAGTCCCTGCGCGCGAGGATCGAGAACGGGGATCTCGGCGAGGTCTTCCAGATCGCTACCCGACGCCAGGGCCCGTTCCCGTCCCGGATTGCCGACGTCGGTGTCGTGAAGGACCTCGGAACCCACGATATCGACCTCACCTCCTGGCTGGCGCAGTCGCCCTTCGCCTCGGTATCTGCGCTCACGAGTACCCGCTCTGGCCGACCGCACGAAGACATGGTGACCGCGTCCTGCCAACTGGAGAATGGGGTCATCACCTCCCACCTGGTCAACTGGCTATCGCCCATGAAAGAACGCCTCACCGTGGTCACCGGCGAGAAGGGGGCCTTCGT comes from the Arthrobacter sp. CAN_C5 genome and includes:
- a CDS encoding DegT/DnrJ/EryC1/StrS aminotransferase family protein, whose product is MSKGFIPAAKPIVGDDERAAVDAVLLSGMLAQGAEVASFESEFSQVLLDGRAAVAVNSGTSGLHLGLLAAGVGPGDEVIVPSFTFAATANSVALTGATPVFADIELDHYCLDIAHVESLITERTKGIMPVHLYGHPANIVAFRALADKHSIALFEDAAQAHGAGLDGRKVGTFGDFAMFSLYPTKNMTSGEGGMVSTGDATIERNLRLLRNQGMEKQYENELVGFNARMTNLHAAIGRVQLTKVMGWTAQRQANAAFLDANLTGVRTPVVASGAEHVYHQYTVRVDGGAAERDRLAAALKEDYQIGSGVYYPIPNHRLPSFTREEDLPNTEIAAKEVLSLPVHPSLDQEDLERIVAAVNALTTAGA
- a CDS encoding Gfo/Idh/MocA family protein, with amino-acid sequence MADLRVGLIGLGMMGRHHARVIRELDGVELVAVADAFGDPHGVAGTLPLCGSVDELIAQGIDMAVCAVPTGLHEEVGLALAAAGIHTMVEKPIASTIEGGQRLVDAFEAANLVGAVGHIERFNPALQSLRARIENGDLGEVFQIATRRQGPFPSRIADVGVVKDLGTHDIDLTSWLAQSPFASVSALTSTRSGRPHEDMVTASCQLENGVITSHLVNWLSPMKERLTVVTGEKGAFVADTLTADLTFFENGTITTEWEAVSNFRGVSEGNITRLALTKREPLRSEHEAFRDAVLGLSNNIVTMREGLNTLRVAEAIIESARVGSTLKLTALKH